A segment of the Bacillus sp. es.034 genome:
ATCATTCCTAAGGCAAACATGATGAATTGGGTGATTAAGAGAGTAGTTGAAATCAATAGGAATATAGTCAGCTTGAACGATTCCATCTTTACCAGATTGGCCACAATGATCGCTGAAATTACGTAGACAACATTCGTTATGAAGAGAGAAACAAGAGCTGCCAGTACTTTCGAGAAAAGAATCTTTGTCCGTGTAACAGGCTTTGTTAGAAGAAAGTCCGCCGTCTTTTCCCTGATTTCTTTCGAAGTGATCGAAATGGCCAGATTCATTGCCTGTATGCTACCGCATAATGTGATATAAAGAAAGAAATACGAATAATAACCATTTAGGGATCCTATGCTATCAATCTGAATTCCCAATGCTTTCCGAATCCCCTCCGGAAACCCCTCCAAAAGCTTTTTGAATTCGTCGATTTCTTTAGAAATGGAAGGAAACAAGGACATGAACAGAATCATCAATGACGTAAGGGCCAAAGTCCATATAATAGTCGACTTTCGATAAGACTTTAGCTCATAAAGAAAGATATTCATAAAGCATCAAGCCTCCTTTTCATAATAGTGCATAAAGATTTCTTCTAAATCAGGCTCCTCGATCCATAGATTCGATATCTCGATATCAGCAATTTTCTTCATGACCTTGTTGATATCCCCCCTGAACAGGAAGCTGACTTGGCGGTCTTTTATTTCCAGGTTGCTTACGCCATCCACCTCAAAGTAAGAAGGTTCGACATCCCCTTTCGTCTCTATTTTGAATTTTTTATGATTATTTTCTTTTAAAGTACTGATTTTCTCAACTTGAACGATCCTTCCTTCTTTGATGATTGCCACCCGATCACACATTCTCTGAACTTCACTCAATATATGTGATGAAAATAAGATAGTCGCTCCTCTCTTATTTTCAGCTTGTAGCAATTCAAAGAATTTCTGCTGCATGAGGGGATCCAATCCTGAAGTAGGTTCATCCAATATAATCAGCTTAGGTTCATGAAGCAAACCCTGGATGATTCCAACCTTCTTCTTATTACCAAGGGAAAGATCATCAATCTTCTTCGTTAAGTCCAGATTTAACATATCGGCCAATTCTTTGATTCTTTTTGTACAATCCTTTTTATAAAAGCTGGCAGAATACTTAAGAAGATCTATCACTTTCATATTGTCATAATAAAATACTTCAGAAGGCAGGTATCCCACTTCCTTTGCAATTTCAGGGGCAGATTCAATACAGTCCATACCGAAGATCGTCGCCTTGCCTCCGGACGGATGGATCAATGAAAGAAGAGTCCGGATGGTCGTTGATTTCCCAGCACCATTTGGTCCGATGAACCCAAAGATCTCCCCTTCTTCTACATGGAAACTGATGTCGCTGATCCCCCTGAATTTCCCATAGTTTTTAGTCAATGAATGAATCTCAATCACGTTCATTAGATGGTCCTCCCCTTTTCATTCTATTTGTAAAACGAAATCTTCAACAATTCGATATAGGCATCGATTTCCGCCAGCACCTCTTCTTGATTGATTTCATCTACCGATAGTAATTTTGCTTTCTGCTGTTGTTGATTGGCCATTCCTTCGAATGTCCAATAAATAACCTGGATCGATTTATTTATGTCGATCCCTTCTTTGAATTTGGAAGTATCGACATTGGAGAATAAAGTGGCAAAGCTACTCTCCACCATCCTCGTTTTATACTTCTCAATATCGTCTTTTACTTCAGGAGCTTCTTCTGAGAAGGCGCTGGTAAGGAAATTGATCAGATCAGGATAGACAGAAAATAATTCGAATTTGATCATTGCCACTGAGCGGATCGTAACGAAAATATCAAGCTCATTCCAGTCAAGTCTTTCATATATTTTTTCTGTAAATAAATCCGATAGATGTTCATAAAGAGAAATATACAGTTCCTTTTTGCTATTAAAATAATGAAACAGAATCCCCTTGGAAATCTTCGCTTCCTTTACGATGGCATTTGTCGATGCTTTTTCATAACCATTTTCTGCGAAAACCCGGGTTGCGGCTCTAATGATTCGATCTTCTTTCTCCGGATCGATGTTCAACGACTTAAACAAACTTGTTTGACCTCCTTTTAATGGATAAGCATTTGACCACCGTGGTCAATTTCATTTTAATCTTTTTGACCAGCGTGGTCAACATTATTTTCAAATAATGGCTGACTCCACTAATTTTCTTCTTTTTACACTAAACCTTATGTATTTTGGATTAAAATAAGCTCAGGGGGACCCTGAGCTTATTTATGAGATATATTCCCCTATGCATTACCGTCTCTTCTTTACACTCTGCCTAAAGCCATCCCCCAAAAAGCGAATAAAATACCAATTGTGTAGGTTAGCAGGAGATAAGTAATCAGGGACTTCCATTTTTTATCGGCATGAAAATGAATATTTTCCAATTTGAACGTGGAAAAAGTCGTAAAGGATCCAAGAAAACCAGTACCAAGGAGAAGAATGCCTGCTTCTGAAATTCCTGAGCCGATTACATACCCAAGAAGAAATGATCCTACCAGATTGACGAATAAGGTTGCATATGGAAAATCAGAGTGATAATATTTCTTGAACAAACGGCTGATTCCAAAGCGGGACATGGCGCCAAAGAACCCTCCTATTGCGACCATCATACCATGGACTATCATCTTTAGACCCCCTTTCGCTCATACAGTTTGTATTGTTGCTTTCCAATCTTAAAACCTGCCCATGACATCATTAGGCCACCGAGCACACTTCCTACTACATAAATAAGCGCTGTAAACAGGTGTGAATGGGTCACAAGGTTGACGGTTTCGACACTGAATGTGGAAAAGGTGGTGAAAGATCCAATCATCCCTGTCCCAATGGCTGTGGCTGCCATTGAATGAATCTTCTTCCTACGAAATACGTACATTGTGACATATCCCAATATGAAGCTTCCAATCATATTGGCTAGAAACGTTCCTAAAGGAAATGTATAATCCCACCATCCACCGGCAACTATCCCAAGATAATAGCGCAGCAGTGCACCCACCATACCAGCTGCTCCAACTAATATATAGATCATTTTTTTCACCTCTGACAAACTATTTCATTTATGAAAGAGACTCCTACCGATACTCATGTATCGGTAGGAGTCTCTTCCTTTTTAGTAATAATGCTAACTCCCTTGACGTTCACTGACTATTCTACCACAGGAAATATGGGTGCCAATCCCTTTACATCAATTTCGAAATAAACATGGTGGCAATTCCAAAATAAATGAGAAGGGAAAGGATATCATTGATCGTTGTGATCAAGGGGCCGGAAGCAACGGCCGGATCTACGTTAAACTTGTACAGAATGAGGGGGATGATAGTTCCTGCCAAAGTCCCGATGATTAACGTAATCAGTAAGGAGCTTCCCACCACGAGGCCAAGGACAATATTCCCCTGCCATACAAAGGCGATCAGGGCAATCATGACGGCACATGTCACACCGATGATGATGCCTACCCATAATTCCCGGAAGACAAGCTTAATGACCTGTTTTACATCCAAATCATTCGAGACAAGGCCCCTGACGACGACGGCCAATGATTGGGTACCCGTGTTCCCGGTCATCCCCGCAATCATCGGCATAAAGAATGCAAGCGCCACAACCTGTTCCAGAGTGGCTGAAAATTTGTCTATGATACTTCCCGATACAAGTCCGATGAATAGTAGTAAAATAAGCCACGGCAACCGGCGATAGGCTGCTACAAATGGTTTGGTTGTAAAGTCGATGGATTTACCTGATGCAGATAACTTCTCGATATCCTCATTGGCTTCTTGAATGACAACATCAATGATGTCGTCCACAGTGATGACCCCAACCAGCCTTCCGTCTTCTTCAATAACCGGAAGTGTGATGAAATCATAACGGCTGATCAATTTGGCCACTTCTTCCTGATCCGTATGGACATCCACTTTTACCACACGGCTGTACATGATATCTTCAATTTTATCGAATAGCTCTCCAAGTAATAAATCCTTGTAGGAAATGACCCCTATCAATTTCTTCTCTTCGTCGATAACATAGAGATAGTTCAAATATTCGGCGAGTTCTGCAAAATGTTTCAGTTTATCAACCGCTTCACGGACCGTATAATGTTTAGGTATCCAGACATAACGGTTGTTCATGATCCGGCCGGCTGTCTCCGGTTGGTAGGTCATGAGATTTTGAACCACCTGAGACTCTGCCTGATTCATCTCTGATAGCAATTCCTCTATCTTCTCGGGCTCTAAGTCCGTCAGTAATGTGGCAAGGTTGTCATTTTCCATCAAGTCGAGGACCTTCGTTGATTTCTCTATCCCGAGCTTTTCCAGAACGAGCAACTGGTCTTCTCTTTCGATCTCCTGAATGAATTCCGTTAGTTCTTCAAGAGGTAAATACAGAAGAAATTTATTTCGGTGCTTGGGCGGGATATGTAAATATTGTTGAGCGATATCGTATGGCTGTAGCTCTTCGATAATATCTAAAAAAATGTTTTTCTTCCCATCTTTCAAGCTTTGGATGATGGCAAGGCTGATTTCATTTTCCGTCATGGCTAATGTCATAGAGCGTGCTCCTTATAATGCGTTTCTTTGTATGATGACATGAGGGGATACCAAGAAGGGTACTCATCACCCTACTAGTATCTCCTGAATCCTGTGTTCATGCCAATTTCTATTCAGCTGTTTATTAATCTAAAGATAAGATTTCTTTTAATTCCTCTTCGGTTAATGCTTGTACAATCTTTTCATCGGGGTCCATGATATCCCGGATCAGGTTCCGCTTTTTGTCTTGAAGTTCGTTCATCTTTTCTTCAATCGTGCCTTTGGCAATCAGCTTCATTACTTTCACTTTATTTTCCTGGCCCATCCGATGTGCCCGGTCCGCTGCTTGTTCCTCTACTGCAGGGTTCCACCAAGTATCAAATAGAATGACCGTATCGGCACCCGTTAAATTAAGTCCTGTCCCCCCTGCCTTGAGGGAGATGAGAAATAGATTGCGTTCCCCTTCATTGAATCGACTGCACATCTTTACCCTCTCCTCTGAGGGAGTGGTTCCATTCAGGTAAAAGTAGGATTGTCCTTTGATCGCCAGCTCTCTCCCGATCATTTCAAGCATTTTCGTGAAT
Coding sequences within it:
- the crcB gene encoding fluoride efflux transporter CrcB; amino-acid sequence: MIVHGMMVAIGGFFGAMSRFGISRLFKKYYHSDFPYATLFVNLVGSFLLGYVIGSGISEAGILLLGTGFLGSFTTFSTFKLENIHFHADKKWKSLITYLLLTYTIGILFAFWGMALGRV
- the crcB gene encoding fluoride efflux transporter CrcB — its product is MIYILVGAAGMVGALLRYYLGIVAGGWWDYTFPLGTFLANMIGSFILGYVTMYVFRRKKIHSMAATAIGTGMIGSFTTFSTFSVETVNLVTHSHLFTALIYVVGSVLGGLMMSWAGFKIGKQQYKLYERKGV
- a CDS encoding TetR/AcrR family transcriptional regulator, with amino-acid sequence MFKSLNIDPEKEDRIIRAATRVFAENGYEKASTNAIVKEAKISKGILFHYFNSKKELYISLYEHLSDLFTEKIYERLDWNELDIFVTIRSVAMIKFELFSVYPDLINFLTSAFSEEAPEVKDDIEKYKTRMVESSFATLFSNVDTSKFKEGIDINKSIQVIYWTFEGMANQQQQKAKLLSVDEINQEEVLAEIDAYIELLKISFYK
- a CDS encoding ABC transporter ATP-binding protein → MNVIEIHSLTKNYGKFRGISDISFHVEEGEIFGFIGPNGAGKSTTIRTLLSLIHPSGGKATIFGMDCIESAPEIAKEVGYLPSEVFYYDNMKVIDLLKYSASFYKKDCTKRIKELADMLNLDLTKKIDDLSLGNKKKVGIIQGLLHEPKLIILDEPTSGLDPLMQQKFFELLQAENKRGATILFSSHILSEVQRMCDRVAIIKEGRIVQVEKISTLKENNHKKFKIETKGDVEPSYFEVDGVSNLEIKDRQVSFLFRGDINKVMKKIADIEISNLWIEEPDLEEIFMHYYEKEA
- the mgtE gene encoding magnesium transporter — translated: MTLAMTENEISLAIIQSLKDGKKNIFLDIIEELQPYDIAQQYLHIPPKHRNKFLLYLPLEELTEFIQEIEREDQLLVLEKLGIEKSTKVLDLMENDNLATLLTDLEPEKIEELLSEMNQAESQVVQNLMTYQPETAGRIMNNRYVWIPKHYTVREAVDKLKHFAELAEYLNYLYVIDEEKKLIGVISYKDLLLGELFDKIEDIMYSRVVKVDVHTDQEEVAKLISRYDFITLPVIEEDGRLVGVITVDDIIDVVIQEANEDIEKLSASGKSIDFTTKPFVAAYRRLPWLILLLFIGLVSGSIIDKFSATLEQVVALAFFMPMIAGMTGNTGTQSLAVVVRGLVSNDLDVKQVIKLVFRELWVGIIIGVTCAVMIALIAFVWQGNIVLGLVVGSSLLITLIIGTLAGTIIPLILYKFNVDPAVASGPLITTINDILSLLIYFGIATMFISKLM
- a CDS encoding ABC transporter permease subunit; translated protein: MNIFLYELKSYRKSTIIWTLALTSLMILFMSLFPSISKEIDEFKKLLEGFPEGIRKALGIQIDSIGSLNGYYSYFFLYITLCGSIQAMNLAISITSKEIREKTADFLLTKPVTRTKILFSKVLAALVSLFITNVVYVISAIIVANLVKMESFKLTIFLLISTTLLITQFIMFALGMIIAVVWSRVKSVLTLSLGIVFAFFMIGMVAATEEAGRYFTPFKYFDYTYIMNHAAYEWSFLVAGITLIAVAMVLSFIIYNKKDIHTV